The sequence CCCTCGGGGAAAGGCGACCAGATCGTCGAAGCCCACAAGGAGGAAGCCCGGAAGCGCAACCAGATGCGCTCCTTCTTGATGTGGATCATCATCGCCATCGTCCTCGGCTACTCCCTCATCATCGCCGGGAACATCCTGCTCGGTATCCTCGCGGCCGGGATCATCTATCTCGCCTTCCGCTACGGCTCGCGTGGGTCGGACGCGATGATTCCGAACCTCATCGTCAACACCGCCGACCAGCAGACGGCGCCGTTCGAGGACGCCACGGGTGCCCACGCCGGCGCGCTGCTCGGCGACGTCCGCCACGACCCCTTCCAGTCCGGTGGGATGGAGACGCCCTCCCACGACCGGGTCGAACCGGGCGCCATCCACAAGGCCAACAAGGGCGTGCTGTTCATCGACGAGATCAACACGCTCGACGTGCGCTCCCAGCAGCATCTCATGACGGCGATTCAGGAAGGCGAGTTCGGCATCACGGGCCAGTCCGAGCGCTCCTCGGGCGCGATGGTCCAGACCGAACCCGTTCCCTGTGACTTCGTCATGATCGCCGCCGGGAACCTGGACGCGATGGAGAACATGCACCCCGCGCTCCGCTCGCGGATCAAGGGCTACGGGTACGAGGTGTACATGGACGACACCATCGAGGACACCCCGGACATGCGCCGGAAGTACGCCCGCTTCATCGCCCAGGAAGTGGAGAAAGACGGCCGCCTTCCCCACTTCACGGGCGAGGCCATCGAGGAGGTCATCCTCGAGGCGCGGCGTCGGGCCGGCCGGAAGGGCCACCTGACGCTCAAACTGCGCAATCTCGGTGGCCTGGTGCGTGTCGCCGGCGACATCGCCCGTGCCGAGGACGCCGAAAACACCACTCGCGACCACGTCCTGCAGGCGAAAGGTCGCTCCCGCAGCATCGAACAGCAGCTCGCGGACGACTACATCCAGCGCCGGAAGGATTACGAACTGGAAGTCAACGAGGGGTTCGTCGCCGGCCGCGTCAACGGCCTCGCCGTCATGGGCGAGGACTCCGGTATCGTCCTCCCCGTGATGGCCGAAGTGACGCCCTCGCAGGGTCCGGGCGAAGTCATCGCCACGGGGCAGCTGAAGGAGATGGCCCAGGAGGCCGTCTCCAACGTCTCCGCCATCATCAAGAAGTTCTCCGACGAGGACATCACCCAGAAGGACATCCACATCCAGTTCGTTCAGGCCGGTGAGGGCGGCGTCGACGGCGACTCCGCCTCCATCACCGTCGCGACGGCGGTCATCAGCGCCATCGAAGACGTCGGCGTCGACCAGTCGCTCGCGATGACCGGATCGCTCTCGGTCCGGGGCGACGTGCTCCCCGTCGGCGGCGTCACGCACAAGATCGAGGCCGCGGCCAAGGCCGGCTGTGACCGAGTCATTATCCCCCAGTCCAACATGCAGGACGTGATGATCGAGGACGAGTACGAGGAGATGATCGAAATCATCCCGGTCAGCCACATCAGCGAAGTGCTCGACGTGGCGCTCGAAGGCGAGCCCGAGAAGGACTCGCTGGTCGACCGGCTCAAGACCATCACGGGGTCGGCGCTCGACAAACAGAGCGTCAATCAGGGACCGAGCAGCCCCAGCCCGCAGTAGGGGCACCGCTTTTCGTCTCACACGCCAGATGAGCGCACCGCCACGGCTCGACTGATGCCCGCGTGGACGGCCTTCGCCGGCTT comes from Haloplanus sp. XH21 and encodes:
- the lonB gene encoding ATP-dependent protease LonB; its protein translation is MNDDTNTDERLADEAERVDDPPRERGEDDDWEENVPTPSDGPESGDGPGDDTDEKSIEDLGSDVEIDAEIDEDAEDGLLGGLQIDSTAEIQVPDRLVDQVIGQEHARDVVMKAAKQRRHVMMIGSPGTGKSMLAKAMSELLPKEELQDVLVYHNPDDGNEPKVRTVPSGKGDQIVEAHKEEARKRNQMRSFLMWIIIAIVLGYSLIIAGNILLGILAAGIIYLAFRYGSRGSDAMIPNLIVNTADQQTAPFEDATGAHAGALLGDVRHDPFQSGGMETPSHDRVEPGAIHKANKGVLFIDEINTLDVRSQQHLMTAIQEGEFGITGQSERSSGAMVQTEPVPCDFVMIAAGNLDAMENMHPALRSRIKGYGYEVYMDDTIEDTPDMRRKYARFIAQEVEKDGRLPHFTGEAIEEVILEARRRAGRKGHLTLKLRNLGGLVRVAGDIARAEDAENTTRDHVLQAKGRSRSIEQQLADDYIQRRKDYELEVNEGFVAGRVNGLAVMGEDSGIVLPVMAEVTPSQGPGEVIATGQLKEMAQEAVSNVSAIIKKFSDEDITQKDIHIQFVQAGEGGVDGDSASITVATAVISAIEDVGVDQSLAMTGSLSVRGDVLPVGGVTHKIEAAAKAGCDRVIIPQSNMQDVMIEDEYEEMIEIIPVSHISEVLDVALEGEPEKDSLVDRLKTITGSALDKQSVNQGPSSPSPQ